A genome region from Plasmodium vinckei vinckei genome assembly, chromosome: PVVCY_07 includes the following:
- a CDS encoding SPRY domain, putative, with amino-acid sequence MEQYKQNSVTTNNSTEYSSSSIKDIDEQNEINNINRSNKKRKIEPLDDGQSEIQKIHQNGDKNEYIENMEKDNKNQCLNNSDESGHEKNADNLNKNNDKADKTDNSNNNEYTKKDNINMLEKSKELKKDNYKYYIDYRKYRSKNNVAFSTKYKDSCISLSSDKLTCYGDKGWSSVFVNNGADVGKWYYEIKIEEPVEKFNFLGYKDTILKVNPYVRVGFACRYMRYDYPIGTDKYSYCVNSKNGKIFNNSISYDCMEPIKVGDIIGCYINLKNKNSYTFDPRSDKKLYEYLQNGILCDPKNPPILKKNYGSFIFFSLNGQIKKNAFIDIYEGFYHPSVSLYMGASAKINLGPKFTYRHLNDYVPCIYMDPPIIL; translated from the coding sequence ATGGaacaatataaacaaaattctGTAACAACAAATAATAGTACAGAATACAGTAGCAGTAGCATAAAAGACATAgatgaacaaaatgaaataaataatattaataggtctaataaaaaaagaaaaattgaGCCATTAGATGATGGGCAATcagaaatacaaaaaatacatcAAAATGgagataaaaatgaatatattgaaaatatggaaaaagacaataaaaatcaatgtttaaataatagtgaTGAATCAGggcatgaaaaaaatgcagataacttaaataaaaataatgataaagcTGATAAGACTGacaatagtaataataatgaatatacgaaaaaagataatattaatatgttaGAAAAATcgaaagaattaaaaaaggataattataaatattatattgattatagaaaatatcgaagcaaaaataatgtagCATTTtcaacaaaatataaagatagCTGTATTAGCCTAAGTAGTGATAAACTTACATGTTATGGAGATAAAGGATGGTCTAGtgtttttgttaataatgGTGCGGATGTAGGGAAATGGtattatgaaataaagATTGAAGAGCCTGtagaaaaatttaatttcttGGGGTATAAAgatacaattttaaaagtaAACCCATATGTAAGAGTTGGATTTGCTTGTAGATATATGAGATATGATTATCCAATAGGAACTGATAAATATAGCTATTGTGTTAATAGTAAAAAtgggaaaatatttaataattcaatAAGTTATGATTGTATGGAGCCTATTAAAGTTGGTGATATAATTGGatgttatattaatttaaaaaataaaaatagctatACTTTTGATCCACGATCAGATAAAAAACTCTatgaatatttacaaaatggGATTTTATGTGATCCAAAAAACCCACCtatattaaagaaaaattatggctcttttatatttttttccttaaatggtcaaataaaaaaaaatgcatttaTTGATATTTATGAAGGATTTTATCATCCGTCGGTTAGCTTATATATGGGAGCTTCTGCTAAAATTAACTTAGGGCCAAAATTTACATATCGTCATTTAAATGATTATGTcccatgtatatatatggaccccccaattattttgtaa
- a CDS encoding dehydrodolichyl diphosphate synthetase, putative produces the protein MALNIIERIITSFLRKHTNIKHISIIMDGNRRFAKQMGLQTSIGHYLGSKNLMHVIEICIQLNIKILSVFAFSILNYNRTPEEVHVLFYLNLFFLINEEYFIKFVKQNKIRIRIIGNLSYINEAYREIIYNAEEKTKHHDNLTLNIFFSYTSRNEMTLCKINPNLYFDTYKDLLKKLNINYTYANSNNSDKKNIQINPKTKNTQISQVRCNCGKVCSLDKNQIKILNYHNKLLTADFPPPDILIRTSGEQRLSDFMLYQISEFTEVYFIDDYWPIFNFFKFIYVILHYTIFRTSNLFFSYSNPCQH, from the exons ATGGCTCTCAACAT aatTGAAAGGATAATAACTTCATTCCTACGGAAGCATACCAATATTAAGCACATAT CGATTATAATGGATGGAAATAGACGATTTGCAAAACAAATGGGATTACAGACATCCATAGGGCATTACTTAGGATCGAAAAATTTGATGCAT gTTATAGAAATATGCATccaattaaatataaagattTTATCAGTTTTTGCATTTTCCATACTAAACTATAATAGAACCCCAGAAGAAGTTCATGTACTTTTTTACCTaaaccttttttttttgatcaatgaagaatattttat AAAGTTtgttaaacaaaataaaatacgaATAAGAATTATCGGAAACTTGTCTTATATCAATGAAGCATATAGAGaaatcatatataatgctgaagaaaaaacaaaacacCATGACAA tcTCACactcaatatatttttttcatacaCAAGTCGAAACGAAATGACCCTATGCAAAATAAAcccaaatttatattttgacaCTTATAAGGATTTACTAAAAAAGttaaacataaattatacCTATGCAAATTCGAATAATTcggataaaaaaaatattcaaataaatcccaaaacaaaaaatacacaaatTTCTCAAGTGCGATGTAATTGCGGAAAAGTTTGTTCTTTAgataaaaatcaaattaaaat ATTAAATTACCATAATAAATTGCTAACCGCCGATTTCCCACCCCCagatattttaataagaaCATCAGGTGAACAAAGATTGTCCGATTTTATGCTATATCAG ataTCGGAATTTACCgaagtatattttattgatgACTACTGGccaatatttaatttttttaaatttatatacgTGATTTTGCATTACACTATTTTTCGAAcatcaaatttatttttttcgtattCAAATCCTTGTCAACACTAG